One Moorella sp. E308F genomic region harbors:
- a CDS encoding DHH family phosphoesterase produces MTAVESIVAVLAAARDVAVVSHIIPDGDCLGSTLALALALRQRGARAVAVNADPVPEMFHFLPGQETIIPPEKVTEVPPLLVMVDSTDMERAGEGFSQWREKTRMVINIDHHVSNTRFGHLNLVDSRAAATAELVYAVLERMPVTITPAIATCLYTALATDTGSFQYENCTATTMRLAARLMELGADLSLIREYLWDRKPLASIRLLAAVLPTLTLAYDGRVAWLTVSRAALEAAGARPEHAEGLVNYPRSIAGVEVGLLFRELPGGLVKVSLRSKKIVDVNAVAARFGGGGHRRAAGCTVKGDLDTIVAMVVASAGEEL; encoded by the coding sequence ATGACGGCCGTTGAAAGTATAGTTGCCGTCCTGGCCGCGGCCCGGGATGTTGCCGTTGTCTCTCATATTATCCCGGACGGGGACTGCCTGGGTTCCACCCTGGCCCTGGCCCTGGCCCTGCGGCAGCGGGGTGCAAGGGCAGTGGCCGTTAACGCCGACCCGGTACCGGAGATGTTCCACTTTTTGCCCGGCCAGGAAACCATCATTCCACCAGAGAAGGTAACAGAGGTACCGCCGCTGCTGGTAATGGTCGATAGTACCGACATGGAGCGGGCCGGGGAAGGCTTCAGCCAGTGGCGGGAAAAAACCCGGATGGTAATTAACATCGATCACCATGTCAGCAATACCCGTTTCGGGCACCTGAACCTGGTGGACAGCCGGGCGGCAGCAACGGCCGAGTTAGTCTATGCCGTCCTGGAAAGAATGCCGGTAACCATTACCCCGGCGATAGCCACCTGTCTTTATACAGCTCTGGCTACCGACACCGGCTCTTTCCAGTATGAAAACTGTACGGCTACGACCATGCGCCTGGCGGCAAGGCTCATGGAGCTGGGGGCGGATTTATCCCTGATCAGGGAATACCTCTGGGATAGGAAGCCCCTGGCCAGTATCCGGTTGCTGGCGGCAGTTTTACCCACCTTGACCCTGGCCTATGACGGTAGGGTAGCTTGGCTGACGGTTTCCAGGGCCGCGTTAGAGGCTGCTGGTGCCCGGCCGGAACATGCCGAAGGGCTGGTAAATTACCCGCGCAGCATTGCCGGCGTTGAGGTAGGCCTGCTCTTCCGGGAATTGCCTGGCGGCCTGGTTAAGGTTAGTTTGCGCTCTAAAAAAATCGTCGACGTTAACGCGGTAGCCGCCCGCTTTGGCGGCGGCGGCCACCGCCGCGCCGCCGGCTGCACCGTTAAAGGTGACCTGGATACCATTGTAGCCATGGTTGTTGCGTCAGCAGGTGAGGAACTTTAA
- a CDS encoding polysaccharide deacetylase family protein: MYVLYYRRQWLRRLGVLAAAGLLLVLGFTAWRWLAGRAVPAMKTQPIYQGDPGRKAVALTFTIDWGEEYLPAILQALQQAGARATFFPTGQWAERHPDLVREMLAGGHEIGNHGQSHPHPDNLSREENRRDIQAGEATLMAITGKKPALYSPPYGESKPQVVAAAGDLGYKFIMWTINTGDYLPNTKPEDILTTIIPKCQNGAIVLLHPTAPTSKAMPELLKQLKERGYALVTVSELL; encoded by the coding sequence ATGTATGTGCTCTACTACCGGCGGCAGTGGCTGCGGCGGTTAGGGGTTTTAGCAGCCGCGGGGTTATTACTGGTCCTTGGTTTTACTGCCTGGCGCTGGCTGGCGGGAAGGGCAGTGCCGGCCATGAAAACCCAGCCCATTTACCAAGGTGACCCGGGTCGCAAGGCCGTGGCCCTGACCTTTACCATAGACTGGGGCGAAGAATACCTGCCTGCTATTTTGCAGGCCCTGCAGCAAGCCGGCGCGCGGGCCACCTTTTTTCCCACGGGCCAGTGGGCCGAACGTCACCCGGACCTGGTGCGGGAGATGCTGGCCGGCGGCCATGAAATAGGTAACCACGGCCAGAGCCATCCCCATCCCGATAATTTAAGCCGGGAGGAGAACCGCCGCGACATCCAGGCAGGGGAAGCGACCCTGATGGCCATTACCGGCAAGAAACCTGCCCTCTATTCTCCTCCCTATGGTGAGAGTAAACCCCAGGTGGTGGCAGCGGCTGGGGACCTGGGGTATAAATTCATCATGTGGACCATCAATACCGGGGATTATCTGCCCAATACCAAACCCGAGGATATCCTGACGACAATAATCCCTAAATGCCAGAACGGTGCCATTGTCCTGCTGCACCCAACCGCACCGACAAGCAAGGCCATGCCGGAGCTTCTAAAACAACTAAAAGAACGAGGTTATGCCCTGGTAACAGTTTCCGAGCTCCTTTAA
- the rpsO gene encoding 30S ribosomal protein S15 — translation MALDPAKKREIIARYRQHENDTGSPEVQIAILTERINHLTEHLKVHHKDHHSRRGLLKMVGQRRGLLNYLRDNDIERYRQIVDALGLRR, via the coding sequence ATGGCCCTGGATCCAGCCAAAAAAAGGGAAATCATCGCCCGCTACCGGCAGCATGAAAATGACACCGGCTCACCGGAAGTCCAGATTGCCATCCTGACGGAACGCATCAACCACCTGACGGAACACCTGAAGGTGCACCACAAGGACCATCACTCGCGCCGGGGTTTGCTGAAAATGGTCGGTCAGCGCCGAGGTTTACTTAACTACCTGCGGGACAACGACATTGAGCGTTACCGGCAAATTGTTGATGCCCTGGGTTTAAGGCGGTAA
- the pnp gene encoding polyribonucleotide nucleotidyltransferase, which yields MQGVLRKTLTIAGRDLILETGRLARQAGGAVLVTYGGTMVLVTATAAAEPREGIDFFPLTVDYEERLYAAGKIPGGFIKREGRPSEKAILSARLIDRPIRPLFPKYYRNDVHIVATVLSVDQDCPPNVAGIIGASAALTISAIPFGGPIGAVGVGLIDNKPVINPTLAEDEKSSLNLVVAGTDTAIMMVEAGAKEVPEDLMLECIMQAHEEIKRIVAFINDFRAEALELGLAKEKQEVVEPCLTPELESQVREIAAPRLREAIYTSRDEKLAKQEREKRLEACREEIKNLVLAGKEEMLAEHPEVPRLVNDLIAKIEKEIVRRMILTEGVRIDGRALDEIRPITCEVGVLSRTHGSGLFTRGETQVLTVTTLGPISDEQILDDLGVDESKRYMHHYNFPPYSVGEARPIRAPGRREIGHGALAERALEPMIPPEEEFPYAIRLVSEVLGSNGSTSMGSVCGSTLALMDAGVPIKAPVAGVAMGLVKEGDQVAILTDIQGIEDALGDMDFKVAGTKNGITALQMDIKIPGIDRAILERALEQARRGRLFILEKILATIPQPRPELSPYAPRMLTMTIDPDKIRDIIGPGGKIIKKIIEETGVEIDVEDDGRIFIASTDAANGKRAVEIIQALTQEVETGKVYNGKVTRITEFGAFVEVIPGVLGMPGKEGLVHISQLANERVEKVEDVVQEGDYILVKAIGFDSQGRLKLSRKEALPQAVPEGGGRHFRRHGREGGNRILNSRRPR from the coding sequence ATGCAAGGGGTATTAAGGAAAACCCTCACCATTGCCGGCCGGGATTTAATCCTGGAGACCGGTCGGCTGGCACGCCAGGCAGGTGGTGCCGTCCTGGTAACTTACGGCGGTACCATGGTGCTGGTCACGGCCACAGCCGCAGCGGAACCGCGGGAAGGAATCGATTTTTTCCCCCTGACGGTTGATTACGAAGAAAGGCTTTATGCTGCTGGCAAAATCCCGGGCGGTTTTATTAAACGGGAAGGCCGCCCCAGCGAAAAGGCCATCCTCTCGGCCCGGTTGATTGACCGGCCCATCCGGCCCTTATTTCCCAAGTATTACCGCAACGACGTCCACATCGTCGCTACAGTCCTATCGGTAGATCAAGATTGCCCGCCCAATGTGGCCGGTATCATCGGCGCTTCGGCCGCCCTGACCATCTCAGCCATTCCCTTTGGGGGGCCCATAGGGGCGGTAGGGGTAGGTTTAATCGACAACAAGCCGGTTATCAACCCAACCCTGGCTGAAGACGAAAAAAGTTCTTTAAACCTGGTAGTAGCCGGTACGGATACGGCTATTATGATGGTTGAAGCAGGGGCCAAAGAGGTTCCCGAGGATCTGATGCTGGAATGTATCATGCAGGCCCATGAAGAGATTAAACGTATTGTCGCTTTTATCAATGATTTCCGCGCTGAAGCTTTAGAGCTGGGCCTGGCCAAAGAAAAGCAGGAAGTAGTCGAACCCTGCCTGACTCCCGAACTGGAAAGCCAGGTCCGGGAGATTGCCGCACCGCGCCTGCGGGAAGCCATCTACACCAGCCGCGATGAAAAGCTCGCCAAGCAGGAAAGGGAAAAGCGGCTGGAAGCCTGCCGGGAAGAGATCAAGAACCTGGTGCTGGCCGGCAAAGAAGAGATGCTGGCGGAGCACCCGGAGGTACCCCGGTTGGTCAATGATTTAATTGCCAAAATAGAGAAGGAAATTGTCCGGAGAATGATCCTTACCGAAGGCGTCAGGATAGACGGCCGCGCCCTGGATGAGATCCGGCCCATTACCTGTGAAGTAGGGGTATTGAGCCGCACCCACGGCTCGGGCCTCTTTACCCGGGGCGAAACCCAGGTATTAACGGTAACTACCCTGGGCCCCATCAGTGATGAGCAGATCCTGGACGACCTGGGGGTCGACGAGTCCAAACGCTATATGCACCATTATAACTTTCCTCCCTATAGTGTCGGGGAGGCGCGGCCTATCCGTGCTCCCGGCCGCCGGGAAATTGGCCATGGTGCCCTGGCGGAACGGGCCCTGGAACCGATGATCCCCCCGGAGGAAGAATTCCCCTATGCCATTCGCCTGGTTTCCGAGGTCCTTGGTTCCAATGGCTCCACTTCCATGGGCAGCGTCTGCGGCAGCACCCTGGCCCTCATGGACGCCGGTGTACCTATTAAGGCGCCGGTGGCCGGGGTGGCCATGGGCCTGGTCAAGGAAGGGGACCAGGTGGCTATACTCACGGACATCCAGGGGATTGAGGATGCCCTGGGAGATATGGATTTTAAAGTTGCCGGCACCAAAAACGGCATAACGGCCTTGCAGATGGATATAAAAATCCCGGGCATAGACCGGGCCATTTTAGAACGGGCCCTGGAACAGGCGCGACGGGGACGCTTGTTCATCCTGGAGAAGATCCTGGCCACCATCCCGCAACCGCGGCCGGAGCTTTCCCCTTATGCCCCCCGGATGCTGACCATGACCATTGATCCCGATAAAATCCGCGATATCATCGGGCCGGGTGGCAAGATTATCAAAAAGATCATTGAAGAAACCGGTGTGGAGATTGATGTCGAAGACGATGGCCGCATCTTTATCGCTTCCACCGATGCCGCCAATGGGAAGCGGGCGGTAGAGATTATCCAGGCCTTGACCCAGGAAGTGGAAACGGGTAAAGTATATAACGGCAAGGTGACCAGGATAACCGAATTTGGCGCCTTTGTCGAAGTTATCCCCGGGGTCCTAGGGATGCCCGGCAAAGAGGGCCTGGTGCACATTTCGCAGCTGGCCAACGAGCGGGTGGAAAAAGTGGAAGATGTGGTCCAGGAGGGCGATTATATTCTTGTCAAGGCCATTGGCTTTGATTCCCAGGGGCGGCTTAAACTGTCCCGTAAAGAAGCCCTGCCGCAAGCAGTACCTGAAGGGGGCGGGCGCCATTTTCGCCGGCACGGCCGGGAAGGCGGTAACCGCATTTTAAACAGCCGGCGGCCGCGCTAG
- a CDS encoding bifunctional riboflavin kinase/FAD synthetase — MQVRQGIPEGEIARGCYLALGNFDGVHRGHQQLIGNIVQKARTEGKLAVVITFSPHPVQVLGDNPPGLLTTRAMKEKLIAALGVDFLFILPFTRELAQLPPETFVQDILWPHFQPRLVAVGFNFTFGHRGAGTPALLHRLGEELGFKVEVMAPVTYKGLTVSSTAIRNALDRGDILLARKLLGYWPVLAGTVVGGDRRGRELGFPTANLAVPPEIKLPGWGVYACLARFQGQVHRAVVNIGRRPTFGPALPATIEAHLLDFEGNLYGQELELELRAYLRPERKFASIRELVAQLQEDCARARELPLNPETGRRNHTQGHGVKYTAENPEIYHGQIGAGKNEGIDYCPRQETPAGLSPGTN, encoded by the coding sequence ATGCAAGTACGGCAGGGAATACCTGAAGGGGAAATAGCCAGGGGCTGCTATCTGGCCCTGGGGAATTTCGATGGCGTCCACCGGGGCCACCAGCAGCTCATTGGCAATATTGTTCAGAAAGCCAGGACGGAGGGGAAACTGGCAGTAGTTATTACCTTTTCACCCCATCCCGTCCAGGTACTAGGTGATAACCCGCCAGGCCTTTTAACGACCAGGGCCATGAAGGAAAAATTGATAGCCGCCCTGGGAGTTGACTTTTTGTTTATCCTGCCCTTTACCAGAGAACTGGCGCAGCTTCCCCCGGAAACCTTTGTGCAGGATATTCTCTGGCCCCATTTTCAACCGCGCCTGGTGGCCGTGGGCTTTAATTTCACCTTCGGCCACCGGGGCGCGGGCACGCCGGCTTTATTGCACCGGTTGGGAGAAGAGCTGGGTTTTAAGGTCGAAGTAATGGCCCCGGTAACCTACAAAGGGTTAACCGTCAGCAGTACCGCCATTCGCAACGCCCTTGACCGGGGCGATATTTTGCTCGCCAGAAAACTCCTGGGCTACTGGCCGGTCTTGGCCGGTACCGTCGTTGGCGGCGACCGGCGCGGTCGTGAACTCGGTTTTCCAACTGCCAACCTGGCCGTACCGCCGGAAATCAAGCTGCCAGGATGGGGCGTTTACGCCTGCCTGGCCCGCTTCCAGGGCCAGGTGCACCGGGCGGTGGTCAATATCGGCCGCCGCCCTACCTTTGGACCGGCCCTGCCGGCAACTATTGAAGCCCATTTACTGGACTTTGAGGGCAACCTCTATGGCCAGGAATTAGAACTCGAGCTGCGCGCATATTTACGCCCGGAGCGCAAATTTGCTTCTATCAGGGAATTAGTAGCCCAGCTGCAGGAAGACTGCGCCAGGGCGCGCGAGTTACCTCTCAACCCTGAGACCGGCAGGCGTAACCACACGCAGGGCCATGGCGTAAAATATACTGCGGAGAATCCAGAAATTTACCATGGCCAGATTGGGGCTGGGAAAAATGAAGGTATTGATTACTGCCCACGCCAGGAAACGCCTGCAGGACTTTCGCCAGGAACAAATTAA
- the rbfA gene encoding 30S ribosome-binding factor RbfA has product MAVALRVERVAEQMKKEIAQILRDELKDPRLEAGLVTVTGVELSNDLHYAKVYVSIYGDEAQKSEVMEGLARATSFVRREIGQRLKLRYTPEITFKFDASIEHGDHINRLLARVKAEEQGHDGR; this is encoded by the coding sequence ATGGCCGTGGCGCTGCGGGTTGAGCGGGTTGCCGAACAGATGAAAAAAGAAATTGCCCAGATTTTGCGGGATGAATTGAAAGATCCCCGCCTGGAAGCCGGCCTGGTTACAGTTACAGGAGTAGAGCTTTCCAACGACCTCCACTATGCCAAAGTATACGTCAGCATCTACGGGGATGAAGCCCAAAAGAGTGAGGTCATGGAAGGCCTGGCCAGGGCAACCAGCTTTGTGCGGCGGGAAATAGGCCAGCGCCTGAAACTGCGTTATACTCCGGAAATTACCTTTAAATTTGATGCTTCCATCGAGCACGGCGATCATATCAACAGGTTGCTGGCGCGCGTCAAGGCAGAGGAGCAGGGACATGACGGCCGTTGA
- the infB gene encoding translation initiation factor IF-2, translating to MAKTRVYELAKELRVSNKDLMDTMAQLGIYTRSHMSVLENGEVIKIRNHYRQMWRAARAAKLKQQQAGATSPVEVVAQPQQVIGKAPSTPAAEAGVKTRPEKEQKPAAGEPAPAAAQPEQHREYESKERSGKGENGNQQSGKQQPGQAKKRQDHKQARRRENKGQEQEGRRGQEREERTARVDQQVQVPAQVAAPRPAGKGAGRPARNKQLRIPKPPEAVAKEAPEKRRERPVGKPAAKQAETGRSRKLVELEQQREERLLRRDKDKNKAKVAQQEAPKVVRRITLTGSITVQELAKRLGKTAAEVIKFLMGQGVMATINQELDIDTAAIVAQEMGAIVEVKEEKPITLLEDLPDDPESLQERPPVVTVMGHVDHGKTSLLDAIRRTNVTATEAGGITQHIGAYQVKVKNRKITFLDTPGHEAFTAMRARGAQATDIAILVVAADDGVMPQTVEAINHAKAAGVPIVVAINKIDRPEANPDRVKQQLTEYGLVPEEWGGDTIMVPVSALKKEGLNELLEMTLLTADMMELKANPNRPARGIVIEAKLDKGRGPVATMLVQKGTLKVGDNLVAGAVYGRVRALFDDKGERVKSAEPSMPVEVLGLSDLPQAGDIFQVVEDEKLARQIATLRQEERRQEEFKAANKTSLDDLFKQMEAGEIKELNLVVKGDVQGSVEALRAALEQLSTNEVKVNIIHGGVGAITETDVMLAAASKAIIIGFNVRPDANARRAAEEAGVEIRLYRVIYEVIDEVKAAMTGLLEPEKREVVLGRAEVRATFKVPRVGTVAGCFVTEGKVQNRALARVIRDGVVAFEGRIESLKRFKDDVREVAQGYECGIGLEKFNDIKIGDVIEAYIIEEVKREL from the coding sequence ATGGCCAAAACACGCGTCTACGAATTAGCCAAGGAATTACGGGTTTCTAATAAGGATCTAATGGACACCATGGCTCAACTGGGCATCTATACCCGTTCCCATATGAGTGTCCTGGAAAACGGGGAAGTAATAAAAATCCGCAACCATTACCGGCAGATGTGGCGAGCAGCCAGGGCGGCTAAGCTCAAGCAGCAACAGGCAGGAGCGACGTCGCCGGTGGAAGTTGTTGCCCAGCCCCAGCAGGTTATCGGGAAAGCACCTTCCACACCGGCGGCAGAGGCAGGGGTTAAGACCCGTCCGGAAAAAGAACAGAAGCCGGCTGCAGGGGAACCTGCCCCAGCGGCAGCGCAACCGGAACAGCACCGGGAATATGAAAGTAAGGAACGTTCCGGCAAGGGGGAAAACGGGAACCAGCAATCAGGGAAACAACAACCCGGACAGGCTAAAAAACGGCAGGATCATAAGCAGGCCCGCCGGCGAGAAAACAAAGGCCAGGAGCAGGAAGGCCGCCGGGGCCAGGAACGGGAGGAGCGGACGGCCAGGGTTGACCAGCAGGTACAGGTACCAGCCCAGGTGGCTGCCCCGCGCCCGGCAGGTAAAGGCGCCGGCAGGCCGGCGCGAAATAAACAGCTGCGTATACCGAAACCGCCGGAGGCAGTTGCCAAGGAGGCGCCGGAAAAACGGCGGGAACGGCCGGTGGGTAAGCCGGCTGCCAAACAGGCTGAAACTGGCCGCAGCCGTAAGCTGGTAGAGCTTGAACAGCAGCGGGAGGAACGCCTGCTGCGGCGGGACAAAGATAAAAATAAAGCTAAGGTCGCTCAGCAGGAAGCACCCAAAGTCGTCCGCCGGATAACTTTGACGGGCAGCATTACTGTCCAGGAACTGGCAAAAAGGCTCGGTAAAACGGCGGCTGAAGTTATCAAGTTTTTAATGGGCCAGGGCGTAATGGCCACCATCAACCAGGAGCTGGATATAGATACGGCCGCCATTGTCGCCCAGGAAATGGGGGCCATTGTTGAGGTTAAAGAGGAGAAACCCATTACCCTCCTGGAAGACCTGCCTGATGACCCGGAAAGCTTGCAAGAACGGCCGCCGGTAGTAACCGTTATGGGCCATGTCGATCACGGCAAGACCTCTTTGCTGGATGCCATTCGGCGCACCAATGTTACGGCTACCGAGGCTGGCGGTATCACTCAGCATATTGGTGCCTACCAGGTAAAGGTTAAAAACCGGAAGATTACTTTCCTGGATACCCCCGGTCATGAGGCCTTTACGGCCATGCGCGCCAGGGGAGCCCAGGCGACGGATATAGCCATCCTGGTGGTGGCTGCCGATGATGGCGTCATGCCCCAGACGGTGGAGGCCATTAACCATGCCAAAGCTGCCGGCGTACCCATTGTCGTGGCCATTAATAAAATAGATCGTCCCGAGGCCAACCCCGACCGGGTCAAACAGCAGTTGACGGAGTACGGCCTGGTACCGGAGGAGTGGGGTGGCGATACCATTATGGTACCCGTCTCAGCCCTTAAAAAAGAGGGCCTCAATGAATTGCTGGAAATGACCTTACTCACGGCCGATATGATGGAGCTAAAGGCAAACCCCAATCGCCCGGCCCGGGGGATTGTCATTGAAGCCAAGCTGGATAAAGGTCGTGGCCCGGTGGCTACCATGCTGGTCCAGAAAGGTACCCTTAAAGTAGGTGACAACCTGGTAGCCGGGGCGGTTTACGGCCGGGTCAGGGCCCTCTTTGACGATAAAGGCGAGCGGGTAAAGAGCGCCGAGCCTTCTATGCCGGTGGAAGTCCTGGGCCTTTCCGATTTACCCCAGGCCGGTGACATTTTCCAGGTTGTGGAGGATGAAAAGCTGGCCCGCCAAATTGCCACCTTGCGCCAGGAAGAACGCCGCCAGGAAGAATTTAAGGCAGCCAACAAGACATCACTGGATGACCTATTCAAGCAGATGGAAGCAGGCGAGATCAAGGAGCTTAACCTGGTGGTCAAAGGCGACGTGCAGGGTTCGGTGGAAGCCCTGCGGGCGGCCCTGGAGCAGTTGTCTACCAACGAAGTTAAAGTTAATATCATTCATGGCGGAGTCGGTGCCATTACGGAAACCGACGTCATGCTGGCCGCAGCTTCCAAAGCTATCATCATCGGGTTTAACGTTCGCCCGGACGCCAACGCCCGGAGGGCGGCGGAAGAAGCAGGGGTAGAAATCCGTCTCTACCGGGTGATCTATGAGGTAATCGACGAGGTCAAGGCCGCCATGACCGGTCTTCTGGAGCCGGAGAAACGAGAAGTGGTCCTGGGCCGGGCCGAAGTACGGGCGACCTTTAAAGTGCCTAGGGTAGGTACGGTGGCCGGCTGCTTTGTCACCGAAGGTAAGGTTCAGAACCGAGCTCTGGCCCGGGTAATCCGGGACGGGGTAGTGGCCTTTGAAGGCCGCATTGAATCCCTGAAACGCTTTAAGGATGACGTCCGGGAAGTAGCCCAGGGTTATGAATGCGGCATCGGTCTGGAAAAATTTAACGATATTAAGATTGGCGACGTTATCGAAGCTTATATTATAGAAGAGGTTAAACGGGAACTGTAG
- a CDS encoding D-alanyl-D-alanine carboxypeptidase family protein → MAKAASEPYLTAPAAILMEASTGQVLYEHGARKERPPASTTKIMTAILALELGRLDTPVKVSEYAATTPGASIYLTTGEIVTLGDLVKGALLNSGNDATVAIAESLAGTEEDFAWLMNRKALQVGAYHTHFNNPHGLTDPGHYTTAYDLALMARYALGNPVFRQLVATQEDQIPAPEGVRYLYNTNRLLGSYPGADGVKTGTTDAAGQCLVASATREGRQLIAVVLGSSDRYADARALLDYGFNGFYNETARAGEPAGQVYVKNGEVTAVPVAPLMTAGFTVPVAQAAFLEKRVLLPAFVKAPISKGQELGQVKILYQGREVASSTLVATRDVAALPWWSRFKK, encoded by the coding sequence ATGGCAAAGGCTGCCAGTGAACCTTACCTTACGGCACCGGCAGCTATTTTAATGGAAGCCAGTACCGGCCAGGTTCTGTATGAGCACGGCGCCAGGAAAGAGCGGCCACCGGCCAGTACGACGAAAATCATGACCGCCATCCTGGCCCTGGAGCTGGGCCGGCTGGATACCCCCGTTAAGGTAAGCGAGTATGCCGCCACCACGCCCGGGGCCAGTATCTATTTGACCACGGGAGAAATAGTGACCCTGGGCGACCTGGTTAAAGGCGCCCTGCTGAATTCCGGCAATGACGCCACCGTAGCTATTGCCGAAAGCCTGGCCGGCACGGAAGAGGATTTTGCTTGGCTCATGAATCGTAAAGCCCTGCAAGTGGGGGCCTATCACACCCATTTTAACAATCCCCACGGCCTGACGGATCCGGGCCATTATACCACCGCCTACGACCTGGCCCTCATGGCCCGTTACGCCCTGGGCAACCCTGTCTTTCGCCAGTTAGTAGCGACGCAAGAAGACCAGATCCCGGCGCCGGAAGGTGTGCGCTATCTCTATAATACCAACCGCCTGCTTGGCTCCTATCCCGGTGCCGATGGAGTAAAGACAGGCACCACCGACGCCGCCGGTCAGTGCCTGGTCGCCTCGGCTACCAGGGAGGGACGCCAGCTCATTGCCGTCGTCCTGGGCAGTTCCGACCGCTATGCTGACGCCCGCGCCCTCCTGGATTATGGCTTTAACGGCTTTTATAACGAAACAGCCAGGGCCGGGGAACCTGCCGGCCAGGTGTATGTCAAAAACGGGGAAGTGACTGCCGTCCCTGTAGCGCCGCTGATGACGGCCGGTTTTACCGTGCCCGTGGCCCAGGCAGCTTTCCTGGAAAAGCGCGTGCTCCTGCCAGCTTTTGTCAAAGCTCCCATCAGCAAAGGTCAGGAACTGGGCCAGGTAAAAATCCTGTACCAGGGCCGGGAGGTTGCCAGCTCTACCCTGGTAGCCACCCGGGATGTTGCCGCCCTGCCCTGGTGGTCAAGGTTCAAGAAATAA
- the truB gene encoding tRNA pseudouridine(55) synthase TruB: MVTGFINVLKPPGLTSHDVVQDLRRLLKERRIGHGGTLDPMAAGVLPVAVGKATRLLEYIQAGGKAYRAEFILGLKTDTQDLGGRVLARPGCPGLKLEELQAAARRFTGTIDQVPPMVSAVHYQGRRLYELAREGREVERPTRRVNIETFQVLKGWPDGPFFRVVADITCSKGTYIRTLGADWGDYLGYGATLAFLLRTRAGGFKLEEAWTLEEIKVQVAGGSRDFLLPPAAGITHLPAITVRDKAIKAVANGAILDPADCALVPALRPGSLVRLETPGGVLLAVARVVPKGEGYCFKPDKVLQ, encoded by the coding sequence ATGGTAACAGGTTTTATCAACGTATTAAAGCCTCCCGGCCTTACTTCCCACGATGTCGTCCAGGACTTGCGCCGTCTTTTAAAGGAACGGAGGATTGGCCATGGCGGCACCTTGGATCCCATGGCTGCCGGGGTGCTGCCGGTAGCTGTGGGCAAAGCCACCCGTTTACTGGAATATATCCAGGCCGGTGGCAAGGCTTACCGGGCGGAATTTATCCTGGGGCTCAAAACTGATACTCAGGATCTCGGCGGCCGCGTCCTGGCCAGACCGGGGTGCCCGGGCTTAAAGCTCGAAGAGCTTCAGGCGGCGGCCCGGCGTTTTACCGGTACAATCGACCAGGTACCTCCCATGGTTTCAGCAGTTCATTACCAGGGACGGCGCCTCTATGAACTGGCCCGGGAGGGGCGGGAGGTGGAAAGACCGACCCGCCGGGTCAACATCGAGACTTTCCAGGTGCTTAAAGGATGGCCGGACGGGCCGTTCTTCCGGGTTGTGGCAGATATTACCTGTTCCAAAGGCACCTATATCCGTACCCTGGGAGCCGACTGGGGTGATTACCTGGGTTACGGGGCTACCCTGGCCTTTTTGCTGCGCACCCGCGCCGGCGGTTTTAAACTGGAGGAGGCCTGGACCCTGGAAGAAATTAAGGTGCAGGTGGCCGGTGGCAGCCGGGACTTTCTCCTGCCACCGGCAGCGGGTATTACCCACCTGCCAGCAATTACCGTCAGGGATAAGGCCATCAAAGCAGTGGCTAATGGCGCTATCCTCGACCCGGCTGACTGCGCCCTGGTACCGGCGCTCCGGCCGGGGAGCCTGGTCCGCCTGGAAACCCCCGGCGGGGTTCTCCTGGCCGTGGCCAGGGTGGTGCCAAAAGGTGAAGGATATTGTTTTAAACCCGACAAGGTTTTGCAGTAA